AATCAAATTCTCAAAAAAGAGATGATAAAACATTTCTTGTGTAGCTTTCGTGCAAATAGATTTGGTTGACTAACATCCCATTTAAGGTCGCTTCGTTGCGTTCGACGGGCTTAGATCGGAGACATTTTGAGACCTCATCCAGGAACACTTTGAACATTTTAATCCTACCCTATGCTCCCAAGTTTTCCATCCCCTTTCAACTTGGCAAGACTCGCGCCCGCTTGGCTTAGGAGATTCGTCGTATATGTATAGGTCAAGGCATTCTTCTGCCCATGCGCCGCAAATGCCAATTCAATAAGATCTAATACAAGTTGGGGGAACTCAATACCCTGATGCGCCCACAAGTAGTAACTGTATGAGCCAGGAATAGTGTTGATTTCATTCACATAAACGCTTTCATCTGCATCTACGAGGAAATCAATACGTGCGACACCAGCGCAATCTAAAACCCGAAAAGTATGTGTTGCTAGATCTTGTATATGTAACGTCAATTCTTCCGAAATGGGTGCAGGAATTTTTCGATCTGCACCAGCCATTCCCGAAGATTCTCCATCTTGATGGATATATTTATCATCAAAACTAAGAAAATTCGCTTGCGTCACAGGTTGCTCACAGACAGAAGCGATCGGCTCATCTATTCCCATTACAGCACAGTTGATTTCAAGAGGATTGTCAACCGCTTTCTCAATGAGAACTCTACGCGAATAACTTCCTGCTACCTCGGCAGCAGTACAAAGTTCAGACGGATTCTCAACACGACTGACACCAATACTTGAGCCACTCATTGCCGGTTTCACAAACAACGGATAAGAGAATGTTGCTTCCACCTTTTCAAGGATCTTGTCACGCTGCACCTCCCAATCACGATGCGTCCAAGACAAGTAGGGAAGTATTGGCAGCTCATTTTCGTTGAGAATCGCCTTCATCATGATCTTATCCATACCGACAGCAGAACCGACGACCCGCGCACCTACGTAAGGCAGATTCATGAGTTCAAGCAATCCTTGGAGCGTCCCATCTTCACCATGCATACCGTGTATCGCTGGAAAAAC
This region of Candidatus Poribacteria bacterium genomic DNA includes:
- a CDS encoding D-alanine--D-alanine ligase, which translates into the protein MSKHNVALIFGGCTPEHEVSIVTAHQVYLALQENYQVIPIYLTKDGEWLTGDALRDLSTFTDGTLPHPSDFDKVTIEFHPNPQFVITSKHWLGQKVHKREFLPVDVVFPAIHGMHGEDGTLQGLLELMNLPYVGARVVGSAVGMDKIMMKAILNENELPILPYLSWTHRDWEVQRDKILEKVEATFSYPLFVKPAMSGSSIGVSRVENPSELCTAAEVAGSYSRRVLIEKAVDNPLEINCAVMGIDEPIASVCEQPVTQANFLSFDDKYIHQDGESSGMAGADRKIPAPISEELTLHIQDLATHTFRVLDCAGVARIDFLVDADESVYVNEINTIPGSYSYYLWAHQGIEFPQLVLDLIELAFAAHGQKNALTYTYTTNLLSQAGASLAKLKGDGKLGSIG